The following nucleotide sequence is from Corylus avellana chromosome ca7, CavTom2PMs-1.0.
ttaggaaaaaaaataataataatcaaattgcaacaatttggaagttggggggtcaagtgtcactttttaaacaatGGAGGATAAAGTGCAAATTGATTGATAGTTCaagggtaaaatgtattttctcctaAAATTATTGTGATAAATGTGTATTCAGAGTAGTATTACTCTAAAAAGATACCGGTCATATAATTTTTGCTACAAataatccaagaaaaaaaacacgagttatacaaaatatatagatGGAGGATCATTGAGATTATGAATTAAAAGACAAGgaatagaagaagaaagctttcaacatcttcttttcttttttttttcttttttttttgtaacaagcTTTCAACATTCTACATGTTATTAATAGGGGGATCTAGGATGGGCCCAAAAGCCTCTCTCAACATCACTCTTCATCGAAAACCATGACCCTCTCCTTGGGCCCACGTGATCCAAACACTCCCTGAGTTCATGTTGCCCCTAGCTTTCACATTATGAAGATTCTTTCTAGGCAATTATAGTCACCCAAATTAGCCCCAACGGTTGAAGCCCACGTAGacacattctctctctctctctctctctctctctcgctttccTCCATTTTTGAGATGGTGAAGAAGAAATTCCTGACTCCTCTCAATAatcaaggggaaaaaaaaatctctgaAGTCCCAGATTCTCTTACGATCATAGTGTCTCACAtagattaaatataattttaactaTATGGATGTAAGTTTTTGAGCAACTTTTTCTAATAAGCTGatttttaagggtaaattatatccaaaatttatatcatttagtATCAAAACTAGTCACTACGTCGAATATGGGATTGAATGAATTGAATACGCAATGCCAGATTAAAATGTCTTTGTATTATGTATGAGTATATTATTAAGTCAATGAATACTGATAAATGAgtagaacaaaaaaagaagaagagaggttaAGTATAATCGTAAAGCTCTTGAGCATCCTTCTCTTGTAAGTTGGTTTTCAAGGTGAATTATACTCAAAATTTGTATCAGATTCAAAGCCAATCCTGAATCCTCAATGCACCTACTCTCATGAATTCCCAAATTTGATTCAGAAATCCTTCGTTTGGGACCAAATCTATATGACCCTTTTTCTGGGTCCTCCATAAACAAGAACCACAAACACCCAGATTCAAGAATCAAGCCCTAGCCCTCTGTACCAAATCTTTGGAGAACATGGTTTCTAAATCGGagctaaagaagaagaaatcaacCATTTGGGACAAAACCCAGTTGACCCATTTGGTTGATTTTGCATGGGAACAAACAAGAAGCCACGGAGACTCTCAGATCCAAAAACAATTCCAATGCccaaaccaataaaaaaagaaaagcatccTTAAAAAAGTATTACGTTGTTTAATTAGTAGTTGTGAGGTGGTGGAAGAAAATTATAGAGTTGTAAAGTTGGACAACCATTTACCCTAGAAAGCTCTGGTTGTGAAGTGGTGGAAGAAAATAATGGAGTTGTTACCGTTTGAAGTTGCAGATTTCAAGCACTTTTGATTTCTCTATTCTGCCATGCTTGTCATTATAACCTGGCATTGTGTGGGTttttgactttcttttttttttcttctctttcttgcaTTATTATCTGATAAATTGTGGCAGGATTTTTGATTAATATCCCTGCAATGAACCTGTGGGATCCATCATCCATGGGGACCTTTGCTAGACTGTCTTTTAGTCAGGCCAGCAGATTTGTCATTGCCAGATTGACCCTTGGATTTGAGGAGAATTAAGATATTCTATTGTTTCTCTGCCAAGCCATAACCAGCTGCAACCTTATTAAATTAGGTCATGTGCATTCAGAATTTGAGCACCTtctccaaatattttttaaaacttaacaTAATTTTGAAAAGGAGAAGTGGATTTATGGAAGAAATAGGGTTTTTAATAGAAACTCAAGGCATGTAAAAGAGTCCATTGGGTGCAAGCAAGCAAGTGgcacaaaaattaattgaaaaagacAAGAAGCTTGAGGTCATcaattcataattttcttccTCCCTTCATTACTGATCAGGCATTTGGATCCTCTCCGGTCCATTGATTAGAGCATTGTAATGATTCTTTGACGGTACTCGAATTTCGATACAGGAATACGAATAGTCACCTCTAATTTCAATGcataaaacattaatataaCATGATCTATTTATATGGTACACTTgaaatttaatagattagaATCAGGAAACGGGATCCGAATCCTCTCTAGTTCTTTTGGATTGGAGAGGCCTCCAGTTAATGGTTAGGGCTATCTTCATGTCACGTGTCTtacctattaaaatattattttttattttaaaaattaaaataatataataatattttttttattatattattttagtttttatttatttttaaaataaaaaataatatttttatatattttaataaatgggACATCTGGCATGAGGATGGTCCTAGGATTCTCCTATGGCCATCCTGGCCATTAACTGGAGGCCTCTCCAGTCCTTttggattggagaggatccgAATCCATAATAACGTTGTATCTTAGATTTTTCTGTTGTGTAAATCTCATTTTATCTATCTAATTTACAGGGTGAAAAAAGAGGAAACTAAACTCTATTACTCTTCACTAAGAGCATGTTCAACAAATTAGGTAAAAGTTCATATGACCACTTTTATCTCCTTCACCGGATTAGCTACAGTGAATAACAACCTTTTGCTATTGACTGTaacatattaaataaatattatattattttttcattttacttttaagttgtttattgtttctctttttcatgaaaatggaatataataaaaaataaataaataaagtgagaaataatatttaaaagcaagtagagaatagaatagaaaattTGTTAGGATATAGAAAAAAACAATAGCTAAAATAGACAGTTTACTAAGTATTTCAACCATTATTGTTggaaatacactaaaaaaacaaaagaaaagctaTTTAAAACGTCAAATTAGACGATGTAAAATAACTCAATTGAGTATAATAAATAGGTGTCCAGAGTATCATTGCTCAAAGAAATACCCGTCATCATATAATTTTCACTCcaaataattgaagaaaaaaacccAAGAGTTGGATAAAATATAGAGATGGAGCGATCATTGATGGTATGAATTAGAAAAGGAATAGAAGAAGAGAGCTTCTCATTCTAAAATGTTACCAGTTTGGGGGGGTTTTTATCAGAGATCTACAAGACTACAATGGGCCTCTTTCAACATCACTCTTCATCCAAAACAATCCTTGGGCCCACATGAACCAAACACTCtctaacaaaatcaaaaaatcaaaaaaaaatttaaaaaaaaaatttaaaagaaatgctaATTTTATCCAACTCTCTAGTTCTTCTTGTATTATCATGATCCtaaataaatactaattttttaaaaaattaaaaaaaaattactttactaattttttattttttttaaaaaaataataatattcccgtaaaattaagataatattaaaaaaaaaagggtaacattctcttaaaatttttacTAACGGTTTGAGTATCAAAATAATGTAAAACTTATTTATTAGTACatataatattttcttgattaattatCACCAATAAATAAGTTAAACACTATTTTGGTaccatttattaataaaaaatttgataatctTGACAtttataaagaagaagaaaaaaaaaaaaaaaaaaaaaccgacaCACCCTGTCTCTCTCCTAAAAACAGCCGTAAGAAGATTCTCCCTAGGCAATTAGTCACCCAAATTAGCCCCAACGGTTGAAGCCCGCGTAGGCACACAcgcacacactctctctctgtctcctcCATTTCTGAGAAGGTGAAGAAGAAACCTCCTCAATGTATCCAACCTCCATACACGTTCCAATCATCAATCAAGGATATTGGCCAACCACCTCCTTGATCCCATTCCTCTGACTCCTCTGAATGATCAAGGGGGGAAAAGAAAATCTCTCGAAGACCCAGATTCAAACCCAATCCTGAATCCTCAATGTGCCTAGTTTCATGAAAACCCAAATTTGATTCAGAAATCCATCATTTGGGACCAAAGCTATATGACCCTTTTTTCTGAGTCCTCCAAAAACAGGAATTGCAAACACCCAGATTCAAGAATCAAGCTTAGCCCCAAGCCCTAGCCCTCTGGTACCAAATCTTTGGGGCACAAGGTTTCTAAATcggagctgaagaagaagaaatcaacCATTTGGGACAGAACCCAGTTGACCCATTTGGTTGATTTTGCATGGGAAAAAGAAGGCACAGAGACTCAGATTCGAGAACAATTCCAATGCCCAAACCGTAGCTCTTTGGCGAACAGGGGAGTCTCTTGAATTCAGAGTTGAAGAGAAGGAACCCAGATGCAGGAAGACTTTGGAGACCCTCGTCCAAATCCGAATTGAGAAAAAAttgttgtttcttcttcttgtaaTTGTTATTGTTGCTGTTGTTTCATGGAACCGCCATTACCAACCTTGGTGTTCCTAATCTTTGGCTTTGCCATTTGCGTTCTTGCTCTCCTTGCCGAATCCCAACCAGGAAACATTCCTGCAAGATCTTTACTCGAGGCCCCACCGCCACCGTCTCCACCGCCCCcaccccctcctcctcctccaacgcctcctcctccttctcctcctccaCCGCCCCCACCGCCTCCACCGTCCCCACCgcttcctcctcctccatcGCCTCCGCCTCCGCCACCTCATTCAGGATCACCGCCACCTCCATCGCCACCTCATTCAGGATCACCGCATCCTCTGCTGCATCATTTAGGATCACCGCCACCACACCATCGGTCGAACGGCCAGGCCGATAACCGGTCCAAACATCGCCGAGAAGAGTCCCCGTTTCCTCCTTCTAAGCAG
It contains:
- the LOC132187607 gene encoding leucine-rich repeat extensin-like protein 3; translated protein: MEPPLPTLVFLIFGFAICVLALLAESQPGNIPARSLLEAPPPPSPPPPPPPPPPTPPPPSPPPPPPPPPPSPPLPPPPSPPPPPPHSGSPPPPSPPHSGSPHPLLHHLGSPPPHHRSNGQADNRSKHRREESPFPPSKQGINTGKKVGLFFVGIAAILQIGVVGFLVFKRRQLLKLKDRY